The region CCCCGCATTCGCCGTGCACGGGGCGCGTCTCGGCGAAGTCGCGCAGCCCTTTGCGGAAATGCGCAGCGGCGGCGAGTTTGCCGGCGTGGAGTTCAGGATAGCCGCCGGGTAGCCAGCAGCAGTCGGCGCTGTCGTCCGGTGCCTGATCCGCCAGCGGAGAAAAGGGCAGAATCTCCGCCCCCGCCGCGCGCCATCCGGCCAGCAAATGCGGATAGACAAAGGCAAAGGCGTTGTCCTGCGCCAGCGCGATGCGCTGTCCGGGCGGGGTGATCTGTGCGGGCGCGGGCGGGTTCTGCAAGGTGCCCCGCGCGGCGGCCCGAAGCGCCGGGATATCGACATGGGCCGCGACGAAGGCTGCCGCCTGCCCCAACAGATCGGGCAGGTTTTCCTGCTCTCCCGCCTGCACCAGCCCGAGGTGACGCTCGGGCATTTCAATCTCGACGCGGCGCGGCAGAGCACCGAAAACCTTGATGCCCACAGCCTCCATGCCAGCGTGGACCAAGGTCTCATGCCGGGGGGAGGCGACGCGGTTCAGGACCACGCCTGCCAATTCTACATCGGGCCGCATCTCGCGAAAGCCAAGCGCCGTCGCCGCCACCGACTGCGCCGCACCCGACACGTCGAGCACCAGCACTACCGGCCAGCCCATCAGCGCCGCAACATCGGCGCTGGCGCCATTGCCACAGGCGCCGGGCTTGGCCACACCGTCAAACAGCCCCATCGATCCTTCGCCGAGGATCAATTCAGCGCCATCGGCATTGCCCACAAGCCCTTCGATCCGCGCGCGGTCCATCGACCAACTGTCGAGGTTGAAAGACGCCCGACCCGAGGCCGCCGCGTGAAAGGCCGGGTCGATGTAATCGGGGCCGCTTTTGAACGGTTGCACCGCGACACCTTCGGCACGCAGCGCGGCCAGCAGGCCGAGCATCAAGGTCGTCTTACCGGTGCCGGAAGCGGGGGCAGAGATCAGCAGGCCGGGGGGGATCATGAAGAGGTCTCCGGAAAGCGCGGCTCAGCCCCGACGGGGCGGAAACGACGGTCATAATCAGCGGCGTAAAGGCGGCTTTCGCCGAAATCCTCAGCGCCGAGGGCATGGCCCACGAGGATCAGCGCCGTGCGGGCCATTTCTTCGCCGACCTCGGTGCGCAGGGTTGAAAGCGTCGCTTTGACGATGCGCTGATCGGGCCAGCTTGCGCGCCAGACCACGGCGACAGGGCAATCGGCACCGTAATGCGGGGTCAGTTCTTCGACGACTTTATCGAGCACATGCACCGACAGGTGGATAGCCAGCGTTGCCCCCGTGCGGGCGAAATTGGCCAGCGTCTCGCCCTCGGGCATCGCCGTGGCGCGGCCCGAGGTGCGGGTCAGGATCACCGATTGCGCCACGCCCGGCAGGGTCAGTTCGGCGCCGAGCTCGGCAGCGGCAGCGGCAAAGGACGGCACCCCCGGCGTCACGTCATAGGCGATGCCCATCTCGCGCAGGCGGCGCAGCTGTTCGCCCATCGCGGACCAGACCGACAGATCACCGGAATGCAATCGCGCCACGTCATGCCCTGCGGCATCGGCGGCGGCGATCTCTTCCATGATATCGTCCAGCGACAGCCGCGCGGTGTTGACGATCCGCGCGCCTTCGGGGCAGTGGCTCAGCAGCGCTTCGGGCACCAGCGATCCGGCATAGAGGCAGACCGGGCAGGCCGCGATCAGGTCGCGCCCGCGCAGGGTGATAAGATCCGCCGCCCCCGGCCCCGCTCCGATAAAATGTACAGTCACGGTGTTTTTCCTTTCGTCTCGGCAATCGCCGCTGTGGCCATGGCATCGCCTGAAACGACGCGCTCGGCAACCAATACGGCTCCCGGTCCGGCGGCGGCCAATGCGGCGGCTTCCGAGAGTGACCCGGTGCCGAAGCGGTCTTCGATCCGGGCCGATTGCGTGGGGGTTATCATGCGGCCCAAATCCTCGGTGGTGATGCCCAGCCCCGGCACGCCCAACTCTTGGGCAAAGTCACGAAACACGGTCGCACGGGCCTTTGCCGCCTCGGTCACCAGCGCGTCGATCTTGAGGCCCTCGGGGTTTGCCCGTGCCAGCGCATCGCGCAGCGAGGCGACGCTTGCCGCGCCCCGAAATCCGATCCCGGCCATCCTCATAGTGTTACGCTCCATTGTACCACGGGCCGCAGCGGCTGCCAGCCGCGCATTGTGCCAAGCGGGGCGGCCTGCGCCAGTTCGATCCGCAAGAGACTGCCCCCATGCGCCGCGTGAAGCTGCGTTAAGAGCGCTTCGGTTTCGAGTGTCACCCCATTAGCGACCAGCCGCGTGCCCGCTGGTAGCGCAGGCAGCAGGGCATCGTAAAG is a window of Sulfitobacter sp. W027 DNA encoding:
- a CDS encoding cobyrinate a,c-diamide synthase, with the protein product MIPPGLLISAPASGTGKTTLMLGLLAALRAEGVAVQPFKSGPDYIDPAFHAAASGRASFNLDSWSMDRARIEGLVGNADGAELILGEGSMGLFDGVAKPGACGNGASADVAALMGWPVVLVLDVSGAAQSVAATALGFREMRPDVELAGVVLNRVASPRHETLVHAGMEAVGIKVFGALPRRVEIEMPERHLGLVQAGEQENLPDLLGQAAAFVAAHVDIPALRAAARGTLQNPPAPAQITPPGQRIALAQDNAFAFVYPHLLAGWRAAGAEILPFSPLADQAPDDSADCCWLPGGYPELHAGKLAAAAHFRKGLRDFAETRPVHGECGGYMAMGAGIIDKEGTRHEMAGLLGLETSFAKRKMHLGYRQADLNAPIPGHSARAELRGHEFHYATILAEPDAPLARITDANDLEVPETGSVREFAGGGRATGTFFHMIAAL
- the cobM gene encoding precorrin-4 C(11)-methyltransferase gives rise to the protein MTVHFIGAGPGAADLITLRGRDLIAACPVCLYAGSLVPEALLSHCPEGARIVNTARLSLDDIMEEIAAADAAGHDVARLHSGDLSVWSAMGEQLRRLREMGIAYDVTPGVPSFAAAAAELGAELTLPGVAQSVILTRTSGRATAMPEGETLANFARTGATLAIHLSVHVLDKVVEELTPHYGADCPVAVVWRASWPDQRIVKATLSTLRTEVGEEMARTALILVGHALGAEDFGESRLYAADYDRRFRPVGAEPRFPETSS
- a CDS encoding cobalamin biosynthesis protein, whose product is MRMAGIGFRGAASVASLRDALARANPEGLKIDALVTEAAKARATVFRDFAQELGVPGLGITTEDLGRMITPTQSARIEDRFGTGSLSEAAALAAAGPGAVLVAERVVSGDAMATAAIAETKGKTP